In Gopherus flavomarginatus isolate rGopFla2 chromosome 1, rGopFla2.mat.asm, whole genome shotgun sequence, a single genomic region encodes these proteins:
- the GPR45 gene encoding probable G-protein coupled receptor 45 — translation MACNDTPIDSDVALNESIPSISSGYTALPAPLRILLVIIMVFMIAIGLFGNAIVCLIVYQKPAMRSAINLLLATLAFSDIMLSLFCMPFTTVTIITVNWNFGAHFCRISAMLYWLFVLEGVSILLIISVDRFLIIVQRQDKLNPYRAKVIIAMSWALSFCISFPSVIGWTFVEVPARAPQCVLGYTEFPADRAYAVMLVVAIFFIPFSVMLYSYLCILNTVRRNALRIHNHAESLCLSQVSKLGLTGLQKPQQMNVDMSFKTRAFTTILILFIGFSFCWLPHTVFSLLSVFSRQFYYSPSFYITSTYILWLSYLKSVFNPVVYCWRIKKFREACMEFMPKTFKILPKVPGRTKRRIQPSTIYICSESQSAV, via the coding sequence ATGGCATGCAATGACACTCCCATAGACAGCGATGTTGCTCTCAATGAGAGTATCCCATCCATAAGCTCCGGTTACACAGCTCTGCCTGCCCCACTCAGGATATTGTTGGTAATAATAATGGTATTCATGATTGCCATTGGACTTTTTGGTAATGCCATTGTCTGCCTCATTGTCTACCAAAAGCCAGCCATGCGTTCAGCCATCAACCTGCTGCTAGCAACTTTGGCCTTTTCTGACATCATGCTGTCTTTGTTCTGCATGCCTTTTACTACAGTTACAATTATTACAGTGAACTGGAACTTCGGGGCTCACTTCTGTCGGATATCAGCTATGCTGTATTGGTTATTTGTCTTGGAAGGAGTCTCTATACTCTTGATCATTAGTGTGGACCGCTTCTTAATTATCGTTCAACGGCAAGACAAGCTGAACCCTTACCGTGCCAAAGTCATCATCGCCATGTCTTGGGCACTGTCCTTCTGCATTTCCTTTCCTTCAGTGATTGGATGGACATTTGTGGAAGTACCAGCCCGAGCTCCCCAATGTGTTCTGGGATACACTGAATTTCCTGCTGACAGAGCTTACGCCGTGATGCTAGTTGTGGCAATTTTCTTCATCCCTTTCAGTGTCATGCTGTATTCTTACCTTTGCATTCTAAATACTGTGCGGCGCAATGCCCTTCGGATCCACAACCATGCCGAGAGCCTTTGCTTGAGCCAGGTGAGCAAACTAGGCCTCACGGGACTACAGAAGCCTCAGCAGATGAATGTGGACATGAGCTTCAAAACCAGAGCCTTCACTACAATTCTCATTCTGTTCATTGGCTTTTCATTCTGCTGGCTTCCACACACCGTCTTCAGCTTGCTCTCTGTGTTTAGCAGACAGTTCTACTACAGCCCTTCTTTCTACATCACCAGCACCTACATCCTGTGGCTGAGTTACCTCAAGTCAGTGTTTAACCCTGTCGTCTACTGTTGGAGAATCAAGAAATTCCGTGAGGCCTGCATGGAATTCATGCCTAAAACATTCAAGATCCTTCCTAAAGTGCCTGGACGAACAAAGAGGAGAATACAGCCAAGTACAATATACATCTGTAGTGAGAGCCAGTCAGCTGTTTAG